The Erigeron canadensis isolate Cc75 chromosome 4, C_canadensis_v1, whole genome shotgun sequence genome window below encodes:
- the LOC122595146 gene encoding KH domain-containing protein At4g18375: protein MGESGRRQRNKRDRERDRHGERDRDGGNNRDYKNQRRRGNERDDRNNSNRDNDDLVVYRILCPDRFIGSVIGKSGKVINSIRQDTRAKVKIVDPFPGSRNRVITIYCYVDEKADIEPDGELGDIDPVCPAQDALLRVHSAIANVIESASDRDSDKKWKDKEECQILVPASQSANIIGKAGTTIKKLRSRTRANIKVSPKDVGDPNDSCAMDYDNFVQITGEPEAVKRALFAVSSIMYKFSPKELIPLETSVPEAPANIIIPSDVPIYPAAGLYPGVDSYIASRSLPSVLSASHVPELQGFGDSASTWPIYSSALPVVSGYPGASISGELTIRVLCPFNNIGRVIGRGGASIRSVREASGARIDVDDTRRDECIITISATECLDDVKSMAVEAVLLLQEKINEEDEDNVSLRLLIPSKVIGCIIGKSGSIINEIRKRSRADIRISKGDKPKCADDTDELVEVIGEVGSVRDALVQIVLRLRDDILKDRDSGRNPSLGKDSMYAGGSGLPMSSVLPTGSSVTPLGYEHRAETESRLGLLSSSYGYGSLPMSDTGYGSLSSYSSKQLYGRLSPAASEMLIPGHAVGKVMGKGGANVDNIRKISGAAVEISDPKSSRGDRVAVISGTSDQKKAAENLIQAFIMAT, encoded by the exons ATGGGTGAGAGTGGAAGGCGTCAACGCAATAAGAGGGATAGGGAGAGGGATAGACATGGAGAGAGGGATAGGGATGGGGGCAACAACCGAGATTACAAGAACCAGAGAAGAAGAGGAAACGAAAGAGATGATAGAAATAATAGTAATAGGGATAATGATGACCTAGTTGTGTATAGAATATTATGTCCAGACCGGTTTATTGGGAGTGTGATTGGAAAAAGTGGCAAGGTTATTAATTCGATAAGGCAAGATACAAGGGCAAAGGTTAAGATAGTGGACCCATTTCCGGGTTCTAGAAACAGGGTTATAACTATATATTGTTATGTCGACGAGAAAGCGGATATTGAGCCTGATGGGGAACTGGGTGATATCGATCCTGTATGCCCTGCTCAGGATGCGCTTTTGAGGGTGCATAGTGCAATTGCAAATGTGATTGAATCAGCCAGTGATCGTGATTCTGATAAAAAGTGGAAAGATAAGGAAGAGTGCCAAATTCTTGTTCCGGCTAGTCAGTCTGCCAATATTATTGGGAAGGCGGGGACAACTATAAAGAAGTTAAGAAGCAGGACAAGGGCAAACATTAAAGTTTCTCCTAAAGATGTTGGTGACCCTAATGATTCGTGTGCCATGGACTACGACAACTTTGTGCAG ATAACTGGTGAACCTGAGGCAGTTAAAAGAGCACTATTTGCAGTTTCTTCAATTATGTACAAGTTCTCTCCAAAGGAATTGATTCCTCTTGAGACATCTGTTCCCGAAGCCCCCGCAAACATCATTATACCTTCTGATGTACCCATTTATCCTGCTGCTGGCCTATACCCCGGAGTAGATTCATATATAGCCTCGAGATCACTTCCTTCTGTTCTAAGTGCTTCACATGTACCAGAACTTCAAGGTTTTGGAGATTCAGCAAGCACATGGCCAATTTACTCTTCCGCCCTCCCTGTGGTTTCTGGATATCCTGGTGCATCTATATCCGGGGAGTTAACCATCAGGGTTTTGTGCCCATTTAACAACATTGGGCGTGTTATCGGAAGGGGTGGGGCTTCTATTAGAAGTGTTCGAGAAGCTAGTGGTGCTCGTATTGATGTTGATGACACCAGACGTGATGAATGCATTATAACAATTTCAGCCACAGAG TGTTTGGATGATGTCAAATCCATGGCCGTTGAAGCAGTTCTATTACTACAAGAAAAGataaatgaagaagatgaggatAATGTTTCCCTAAGGCTCCTCATCCCATCCAAAGTTATTGGATGCATTATTGGTAAAAGTGGTTCAATCATAAATGAAATTCGGAAGAGATCTAGAGCAGACATTCGCATATCAAAAGGTGATAAGCCCAAATGTGCAGATGATACTGATGAACTTGTTGAG GTCATTGGAGAAGTTGGCAGTGTGAGGGATGCGCTTGTTCAGATAGTTCTCCGGCTTCGAGATGATATTTTGAAAGATAGAGATAGTGGTCGCAATCCATCTTTAGGAAAGGATTCCATGTATGCTGGTGGCAGCGGGCTTCCTATGTCTTCAGTCTTGCCGACTGGTTCATCAGTTACTCCTTTGGGTTATGAGCACAGAGCTGAGACCGAAAGTCGCTTGGGCTTGCTATCGTCAAGCTATGGATATGGCTCACTACCG ATGAGTGACACTGGCTATGGATCTTTGTCTTCATATTCGTCAAAGCAGCTCTATGGAAG ATTGTCTCCTGCTGCCTCCGAGATGTTGATCCCTGGTCATGCGGTTGGTAAAGTGATGGGTAAAGGTGGAGCCAATGTAGACAATATTCGCAAG ATATCGGGAGCTGCGGTAGAGATATCTGACCCCAAATCTTCCAGGGGTGATCGTGTGGCTGTGATATCTGGGACATCTGACCAAAAGAAAGCAGCTGAAAACTTGATTCAGGCTTTCATCATGGCCACCTAA